The DNA sequence CCAAATTCATAGCAGATAGCCTCTCCAAAATTGGCTTTGAAACTAACATAGTAAGCGAAAAAACGCCAGATGGGAAAATTCATCCTAATGTTATAGCCGAGAAAAAGGGCAAAAAAAATGATGGGGCAATCCTCTATGCTGCTCACTTCGATGTCGTCCCACCCGGAGAAGGCTGGGACTCCGACCCATGGAACCTTTCCGAACGCGATGGAAAGCTTTACGGCAGAGGAGCCTCTGATGATAAAGGAGCTATTGCCGCCTTCATTGCTGCCATGACTGACTTTACCCCCGAGGTTACCGCTAAGGCGGTTTTCGTTTGTGATGAGGAAATAGGCGGGCAACACGGTATGGGGTTTGTCACCAAAAAGGTCAGAAGTTGGTTCTCCGATGTTAAATTCGTCTGGTTAGCGGACTCTTCAGCTGAATTCATAGCAAATGGCTCATCGGGGGTTCTTGGCGGCGAAGTAGTCGTCCACGGTATAGGGAGTCATGCAGGATTGCCATACAAAGCTAAAAATCCCGTTCACATGTTGATTGATTTCCTCAAAGAACTTAAAGAATACGAAAAGATTGCTTTAGAAAAGAAATCTCATGCTAATGCTCCACCCAACTGCCCATATGAAAAGGTCCCCAGAAGA is a window from the bacterium genome containing:
- a CDS encoding M20/M25/M40 family metallo-hydrolase codes for the protein MKKELAKKILAELVSFKTESTKGTNYEECAKFIADSLSKIGFETNIVSEKTPDGKIHPNVIAEKKGKKNDGAILYAAHFDVVPPGEGWDSDPWNLSERDGKLYGRGASDDKGAIAAFIAAMTDFTPEVTAKAVFVCDEEIGGQHGMGFVTKKVRSWFSDVKFVWLADSSAEFIANGSSGVLGGEVVVHGIGSHAGLPYKAKNPVHMLIDFLKELKEYEKIALEKKSHANAPPNCPYEKVPRRFSITILSAGHKTNIIPNVAKAGFDLRFLPEESSSKAKKDFEKFFNGVVEKTGIKAELNFLYGHEGYIQPLTEAVVQFRRFAEKHFDIKGFAACLGGNDAVYLAKLGLTVIGFGPIEEDTRIHMPNEFIRIETLEKMISLINDTFIKD